One region of Halohasta litchfieldiae genomic DNA includes:
- a CDS encoding YihY/virulence factor BrkB family protein — protein MTSPTRSRLATAKAVVDTAQEQQITFLAASVAYYAFVSLLPALLLLLVLASTIGGEAFAEQIVGATQEFLTPAGEDAISGAIEDAPGRGGATIVGVGVLIWSTLKVFRALDTAFVAVYGDTETLGFLSQLKDALIVLVGISVGVGVMIVAGTILAALPLGPASQVVSILALPAVLTVAFLPMYYYFPNQPISLGEAVPGAVFAGVGWTLLQAGFQIYAAGAAQYEAYGVIGGILLLVTWLYFAAIILILGAVLNAVRGVSEPSSPPFSTETDGSGRREASADRQLQQAGGRDSAHNMAREGREASTDAEEQTSVGEDNDRVEPRGAPDIGEIDDRVDELRSEFDAFEADVRERTVDKPSVESELKGYVRSRMRRGHARGWGPYLVLLYGTGLTLGAFYTFQSDLFAIVAMLIIFLSTLGLYVVFMVVGVGLNLLGVPGKAIDMARDRRN, from the coding sequence ATGACCTCTCCAACACGCTCCCGTCTGGCCACCGCGAAGGCAGTGGTCGACACGGCCCAAGAACAGCAGATCACGTTTCTGGCCGCCAGCGTCGCCTACTATGCGTTCGTCTCGCTGTTGCCTGCGCTTCTGCTGTTGTTGGTGTTGGCCTCAACAATCGGTGGCGAGGCGTTCGCCGAACAGATCGTCGGGGCTACACAGGAGTTTCTGACGCCCGCGGGCGAAGACGCCATTTCGGGCGCGATTGAGGATGCCCCCGGTCGTGGTGGGGCGACCATCGTCGGAGTCGGTGTCCTCATTTGGAGTACACTCAAAGTGTTTCGCGCACTGGACACCGCGTTCGTTGCCGTCTACGGGGATACGGAGACCCTCGGCTTCCTCAGTCAACTCAAAGACGCACTCATCGTCCTCGTCGGGATTAGTGTCGGTGTCGGCGTGATGATCGTAGCGGGGACGATCCTCGCTGCACTGCCGCTGGGTCCGGCGAGTCAGGTCGTCAGTATTCTAGCGCTGCCAGCCGTGCTGACGGTGGCGTTTCTGCCGATGTACTACTACTTTCCAAACCAGCCGATTTCGCTCGGAGAGGCCGTGCCCGGGGCAGTGTTTGCGGGTGTCGGGTGGACGCTGTTGCAGGCTGGCTTTCAGATCTACGCCGCCGGAGCCGCACAGTACGAGGCGTACGGGGTTATCGGCGGTATCTTGCTGCTGGTGACGTGGCTGTATTTCGCTGCGATCATTCTGATTCTCGGTGCGGTCCTCAACGCCGTCCGTGGCGTGAGTGAGCCTTCGTCCCCACCGTTTAGCACGGAGACCGATGGATCGGGTCGACGGGAGGCGTCAGCCGACCGGCAGTTACAACAGGCGGGCGGCCGTGATTCAGCACATAATATGGCGCGTGAGGGACGTGAGGCGTCGACAGACGCCGAAGAGCAGACGAGTGTTGGCGAGGACAACGACCGCGTCGAGCCACGGGGGGCCCCCGACATCGGCGAAATCGACGACCGGGTCGACGAACTCAGATCGGAGTTCGACGCCTTCGAGGCTGACGTTCGGGAGCGAACGGTCGACAAACCCAGCGTCGAATCCGAACTCAAAGGCTACGTCCGGTCGCGGATGCGACGGGGCCACGCCCGTGGCTGGGGCCCGTATCTCGTCTTGCTGTACGGAACGGGGCTGACGCTCGGGGCGTTTTATACGTTCCAGAGCGATCTGTTCGCCATCGTGGCAATGCTCATCATCTTCCTGTCGACCCTCGGCCTCTATGTCGTCTTCATGGTCGTCGGGGTCGGCCTGAACCTGTTGGGCGTGCCGGGGAAGGCCATCGATATGGCTCGCGACCGGCGGAACTGA
- a CDS encoding cation diffusion facilitator family transporter — MDVDDAKKRFSRASWANVLGNAIKIVVEGAAGVTFGSVALVADAAHSVADLVASVVVLVWGSSSYDNPDDSHPHGHERIEPLTALFVGAVIVLLGLNLLYESTQGIIEGGTGVRFSYLLLGALAFALVDMYLVYWYTMRQNESLGSTALAALAADCLNDLYTTVAAIIGVLGVLIGYPILDSIAGGLVSLLVVYQGVDIGRENLDYLVGAAPTGAKRDEIRERIKSHPGVEGLHDLTVFYDGTVLEVEVHVEVDGEMTIREAHDLESELVDSLRAVKEVGDAHIHLDPSGLGEWKEAVEGDSL, encoded by the coding sequence ATGGATGTCGACGACGCCAAAAAGCGGTTTTCGCGTGCGTCGTGGGCAAACGTGCTTGGCAATGCGATCAAAATCGTTGTCGAAGGTGCTGCCGGGGTTACGTTCGGCTCGGTGGCCCTCGTGGCCGACGCGGCCCACTCGGTAGCAGACCTCGTTGCCAGCGTCGTCGTCCTCGTCTGGGGCAGCAGTTCCTACGACAATCCCGACGACAGTCACCCACACGGTCACGAGCGAATCGAGCCACTGACCGCGCTGTTCGTGGGGGCGGTGATCGTTCTTCTGGGTTTGAACCTGCTCTACGAGTCCACACAGGGGATCATCGAGGGCGGGACCGGCGTGCGGTTCAGCTACCTCTTGCTGGGCGCGTTGGCGTTTGCGCTGGTCGACATGTATCTGGTCTACTGGTACACCATGCGCCAAAACGAGAGCCTTGGATCGACGGCACTGGCGGCGCTAGCGGCGGACTGTCTCAATGACCTCTACACCACGGTCGCCGCGATCATCGGCGTCCTCGGCGTGCTCATCGGCTACCCGATTTTGGATTCCATCGCCGGGGGACTGGTGAGCCTGCTGGTCGTCTATCAGGGCGTCGACATCGGCCGGGAGAACCTCGACTATCTGGTCGGGGCCGCACCCACGGGAGCGAAACGCGACGAGATTCGAGAGCGAATCAAATCCCACCCCGGTGTCGAGGGACTCCACGATCTGACGGTGTTTTACGATGGGACCGTCCTCGAAGTTGAGGTCCACGTCGAGGTCGACGGCGAGATGACGATCCGCGAGGCCCACGATTTGGAGAGTGAACTGGTCGACAGTCTCAGAGCGGTCAAGGAGGTCGGTGATGCCCACATTCATCTTGACCCGTCGGGTCTCGGCGAGTGGAAAGAGGCCGTCGAAGGCGATTCACTGTAG
- the glnA gene encoding type I glutamate--ammonia ligase encodes MTDENVATDGGLTEKEQEVIDEIEEEGIDFLRLQFTDILGVVKNVSVPARQAEKAFTDGIYFDGSSIEGFVRIQESDMRLKPDPDTFAILPWRQDEESASARLICDIINTSTNEPFEGDPRYVLQQAIDRAEEHGYDVNVAPEPEFFLFKHDEDGYATTEFADQGGYFDLAPKDLASDVRRDIIFALEDMGFEIEASHHEVAEGQYEINFEYDDALTTADNVATFRTVVRAVAAQHDLHATFMPKPVPRINGSGMHTHISLFEDGENAFHDSSDEFDLSETAHSFLAGILDHAQAITAVTNPTVNSYKRLVPGYEAPVYVAWSDRNRSALIRKPAARVPAASRVEARFPDPSCNPYLAFAALLTAGMDGIERDLEAPDPVRENIYEFDEAKRDEYGISTLPTNLGEAIEELENDEVIYNGLGDHVGEKFVEAKKSEFKDYLVDVSQWELDEYLEKF; translated from the coding sequence ATGACGGACGAAAACGTTGCCACAGATGGTGGATTGACCGAAAAAGAACAGGAAGTTATTGACGAAATTGAAGAAGAAGGAATCGACTTCCTTCGGCTACAGTTCACGGATATCCTCGGTGTTGTGAAGAACGTTTCAGTTCCGGCCCGACAGGCCGAGAAAGCCTTCACCGACGGGATTTATTTCGACGGCTCGTCGATTGAAGGGTTCGTCCGCATTCAGGAGTCGGATATGCGGCTCAAGCCCGATCCGGATACGTTCGCGATTCTTCCGTGGAGACAGGACGAGGAAAGCGCCTCCGCGCGCCTCATCTGTGACATTATCAACACGTCGACCAACGAGCCCTTCGAGGGCGACCCACGCTATGTGCTCCAGCAGGCCATCGACCGCGCCGAGGAACACGGCTACGACGTCAACGTCGCCCCAGAACCGGAGTTCTTCCTGTTCAAACACGACGAAGACGGCTACGCAACCACCGAGTTCGCAGACCAGGGTGGCTACTTCGACCTCGCACCGAAGGACCTCGCCAGCGACGTTCGACGTGACATCATCTTCGCGCTCGAAGACATGGGCTTCGAGATCGAAGCCAGTCACCACGAGGTCGCCGAGGGTCAGTACGAGATCAACTTCGAGTACGACGACGCACTCACCACTGCCGACAACGTTGCGACGTTCCGTACCGTCGTTCGTGCGGTCGCCGCACAGCACGACCTGCACGCGACGTTCATGCCGAAGCCCGTCCCGCGAATTAACGGCTCGGGGATGCACACCCACATCTCGCTGTTCGAAGATGGCGAGAACGCCTTCCACGACAGCAGCGACGAGTTCGACCTGAGCGAGACCGCTCACTCGTTCCTCGCCGGTATCCTCGATCACGCACAGGCGATTACCGCTGTTACCAACCCAACGGTCAACAGCTACAAACGCCTCGTGCCCGGCTACGAGGCCCCTGTCTACGTCGCCTGGTCGGACCGCAACCGCTCAGCACTCATCCGCAAGCCAGCCGCCCGCGTCCCGGCTGCTTCACGTGTCGAGGCCCGCTTCCCCGATCCGTCGTGTAACCCGTACCTCGCGTTCGCAGCACTGCTGACCGCCGGTATGGACGGCATCGAGCGCGATCTCGAAGCCCCGGACCCGGTTCGAGAGAACATCTACGAGTTCGACGAGGCAAAACGCGACGAGTACGGTATCTCGACGCTGCCGACCAACCTCGGCGAAGCAATCGAAGAGCTCGAAAACGACGAAGTCATCTACAACGGTCTCGGCGACCACGTCGGCGAAAAGTTCGTCGAAGCCAAGAAATCCGAGTTCAAAGACTACCTCGTCGACGTCTCCCAGTGGGAACTCGACGAATACCTCGAAAAGTTCTAA
- a CDS encoding acyl-CoA carboxylase subunit beta, translating to MKVYIGEGATADEASAIASALSTHLGTNISVYIGEDSEPAATGEPEYPFVDDLGPTDREAAIRAEIEDILQGGPQKYKDRLPEQGKLFVRDRLKLWFGDEAPDSRLRFEDGTFAAFDEWHPESPAVDADDEDGKESDEEESVDDSDRLPADGLITGAATFEGRDLHFMANDFTVKAGSMAERGVEKFLRMQQRALKTGKPVLYLMDSSGGRIDQQTGFFANREGIGKYYYNHSMLSGRVPQICVLYGPCIAGAAYTPVFADFTIMVEGMAALAIASPRMVKMVTGEDIGMNELGGPEIHAKHSGSADLIARDEEHARELVSTLIGYLPDKAGEKPPKSPPKPPKRDPEGIDELIPSAPNKAYDVHDLIERIADAGSILELKPEYGPEIVTAFVRIDGRPTGVVANQPSHRSGAIFPDSAQKAASFIWTCDAYEIPLLYLCDTPGFMAGSQVEKEGILEAGKKLIYATSSATVPKQTVIVRKAYGAGIYAMGGPAYDPESVIGLPSGEIAIMGPEAAINAVYARQLAEIDDPEKRAEREAELREQYRQQIDIHRMASEVVIDEIVPPSQLRQELVDRFAFYADVEKSLPEKKHGTVL from the coding sequence ATGAAAGTCTATATCGGCGAGGGAGCCACGGCGGACGAAGCCTCGGCGATTGCGAGTGCGCTGTCGACCCATCTCGGGACCAATATCTCGGTGTATATCGGCGAGGACAGTGAGCCAGCGGCGACGGGCGAACCCGAGTATCCATTCGTCGACGATCTCGGCCCGACCGACCGCGAGGCGGCCATTCGGGCGGAGATCGAGGACATCCTGCAGGGCGGCCCGCAAAAGTACAAAGATCGACTCCCCGAACAGGGGAAACTGTTCGTTCGAGACCGGCTGAAACTGTGGTTTGGCGATGAGGCTCCCGACTCTCGGCTCCGATTCGAGGATGGCACATTCGCTGCCTTCGACGAGTGGCATCCCGAGAGTCCCGCGGTCGACGCGGATGATGAAGACGGCAAAGAAAGCGACGAGGAGGAGTCAGTCGACGACTCGGATCGCCTCCCCGCCGATGGGCTGATTACTGGTGCAGCGACGTTCGAAGGTCGGGACCTGCATTTCATGGCCAACGATTTTACCGTCAAGGCGGGGTCGATGGCCGAACGCGGCGTCGAAAAGTTCCTCCGGATGCAACAACGGGCACTCAAAACTGGCAAACCCGTGCTGTATCTGATGGACTCCTCCGGTGGACGAATCGACCAACAGACCGGGTTTTTCGCCAACCGCGAGGGAATCGGGAAATACTACTACAACCACTCGATGCTGTCGGGACGAGTGCCCCAGATCTGCGTGCTGTATGGACCGTGTATCGCCGGCGCGGCCTACACCCCGGTGTTCGCCGATTTCACGATCATGGTCGAGGGGATGGCCGCGTTGGCGATTGCCTCGCCCCGAATGGTGAAGATGGTCACCGGCGAGGATATCGGGATGAACGAACTTGGCGGCCCGGAGATTCACGCCAAACACTCCGGGTCGGCGGATCTGATCGCCCGTGATGAGGAACACGCACGCGAACTCGTGTCGACACTCATTGGCTACCTCCCCGACAAGGCGGGCGAAAAACCACCCAAAAGCCCACCCAAACCGCCAAAACGGGACCCCGAGGGGATCGACGAACTGATCCCGAGTGCGCCGAACAAAGCCTACGATGTCCACGACCTGATCGAACGCATCGCCGACGCCGGGTCGATCCTTGAACTCAAACCCGAATACGGCCCCGAAATCGTGACTGCCTTTGTCCGAATCGATGGTCGACCCACGGGCGTCGTCGCCAACCAGCCCAGCCATCGATCAGGGGCCATCTTCCCCGACTCGGCCCAGAAGGCCGCCTCCTTCATCTGGACCTGTGATGCCTACGAGATTCCCCTGCTCTACCTCTGTGACACACCGGGATTCATGGCTGGCTCGCAGGTCGAAAAGGAAGGGATTCTGGAGGCTGGCAAGAAGCTCATCTACGCGACCTCCTCGGCAACAGTGCCGAAACAGACCGTCATCGTTCGGAAGGCCTACGGCGCGGGGATTTACGCGATGGGTGGCCCAGCTTACGATCCCGAGAGCGTCATTGGGCTTCCCTCCGGCGAGATCGCTATCATGGGTCCGGAGGCCGCGATCAATGCCGTGTATGCCAGACAGTTGGCCGAGATCGACGACCCCGAAAAACGGGCCGAACGCGAGGCCGAACTGCGCGAGCAGTACCGCCAACAGATCGACATCCACCGAATGGCCAGCGAGGTCGTCATCGACGAGATCGTGCCACCAAGCCAGCTTCGACAGGAACTGGTCGACCGCTTTGCGTTCTACGCGGATGTCGAGAAATCGCTTCCCGAGAAAAAACACGGAACAGTGCTGTAG
- a CDS encoding PH domain-containing protein: MSTEQSPPVDDSAAETAVDLDWLTLDDGEEVLWASTPHKSSLVPALLIGVPLSLVLIGIPILVGSYLTYKNSNFVVTTRGLYRKQGILSRDVKQIGFDKVQNISYSQTAVGARLGYGSVEISTAGSSGVELRFQNIPNPSGVQELISREIERREGSSRDEDGDVDAVLDEILAELQGIRQALDQQPDTEAPPAIGTETASGTPETEDSHPPVDAVDGDDSDPIEPAITEPADDQ; this comes from the coding sequence ATGAGCACTGAACAATCCCCACCCGTCGACGACTCCGCCGCGGAAACTGCGGTCGATCTCGACTGGCTGACCCTCGACGATGGCGAGGAGGTCCTCTGGGCGAGCACGCCACACAAAAGCAGCCTCGTCCCGGCGCTCCTCATCGGAGTTCCGCTCTCGCTGGTCCTGATCGGGATTCCGATCCTTGTCGGCTCATATCTGACCTACAAGAACTCCAACTTCGTCGTGACCACGCGCGGCCTCTACCGGAAGCAGGGAATCCTCTCCCGCGACGTCAAACAGATCGGTTTTGATAAAGTTCAGAACATCTCCTACAGCCAGACGGCGGTCGGCGCTCGACTGGGATACGGCTCGGTCGAGATCAGCACCGCCGGCAGTTCGGGTGTCGAACTCCGATTCCAGAACATTCCGAACCCATCCGGGGTCCAAGAGCTCATCTCCCGAGAGATCGAGCGCCGCGAGGGCTCCAGCCGAGACGAAGACGGCGACGTCGACGCCGTCCTCGACGAGATTCTGGCCGAACTTCAGGGCATTCGCCAGGCACTCGACCAGCAGCCCGACACCGAGGCTCCACCGGCCATCGGCACAGAGACGGCCAGTGGAACGCCCGAAACCGAGGACAGCCACCCACCGGTCGACGCAGTCGACGGGGACGACAGCGACCCCATCGAGCCAGCGATCACCGAGCCAGCCGACGACCAATGA
- a CDS encoding mechanosensitive ion channel family protein — MSTEIQIAVSLAVLIVAVSAAGVALPRLVNQSRRLTADWTRKKFGDRVADGVELVEDVVPLPQILTVVVKTVQLLLFLITIIALLIVWGLVDVAWWLIGVLETAIPTATRIVITAVLFILAALGNNVLQDVISEFTTDTSHISAHQEQILTRVGQVALIVVISIGVLSVWDIQIGGVLVGAGFLGIVVGMAARQTLGSLIAGFVLMFSRPFEIGDWVQVGDNQGIVTQITIMNTHLRNFDGEHVVIPNDNVGEQAVINRSRDGKLRIHVEVGVDYEADPNRAAEIAREAVEESTFVDGNPNPQVFPVSFGGSAVDLDIRFWISPPTPQKRWRATASVVENVKARFDTESISIPFPQRTVGHRTVDDDSVVDREATMESTEKN, encoded by the coding sequence GTGTCGACGGAAATTCAGATCGCGGTCAGTCTGGCGGTTCTAATCGTCGCAGTGAGCGCTGCTGGGGTCGCACTTCCGAGGCTTGTCAATCAGAGTCGACGACTAACTGCCGACTGGACCCGCAAGAAGTTCGGTGACAGGGTCGCCGACGGTGTCGAACTCGTTGAGGACGTGGTGCCGCTGCCACAAATCCTCACGGTGGTGGTCAAGACTGTCCAACTCCTGTTGTTCCTCATAACCATTATCGCGCTACTGATCGTGTGGGGGCTGGTCGACGTAGCGTGGTGGCTGATCGGGGTGTTGGAGACAGCGATTCCGACCGCAACCCGGATCGTCATTACAGCGGTTCTTTTCATCTTGGCTGCGCTTGGCAACAACGTCCTTCAGGACGTCATCAGCGAGTTCACTACCGACACGAGCCACATCTCGGCCCATCAAGAGCAGATCCTCACCCGTGTTGGACAGGTCGCGCTGATCGTGGTCATCAGCATCGGGGTGCTCAGCGTGTGGGATATCCAGATCGGTGGGGTTCTGGTTGGCGCAGGGTTCCTCGGTATCGTCGTCGGGATGGCCGCCAGACAGACCCTCGGCTCGCTGATCGCCGGCTTTGTCCTGATGTTTTCGCGGCCGTTCGAGATCGGTGACTGGGTCCAAGTTGGCGACAACCAAGGAATCGTTACCCAGATCACGATCATGAACACCCACCTCCGGAACTTCGACGGTGAACACGTCGTCATTCCGAACGACAACGTCGGCGAGCAGGCAGTCATCAACCGGAGCCGTGATGGCAAGCTTCGTATTCACGTCGAGGTCGGCGTCGACTACGAGGCTGATCCGAATCGGGCCGCCGAGATCGCCCGCGAGGCCGTCGAGGAATCAACATTCGTCGACGGGAATCCGAACCCACAGGTGTTTCCGGTCAGCTTCGGCGGCTCGGCGGTCGATCTCGACATCCGGTTTTGGATCTCGCCGCCAACCCCACAGAAACGCTGGCGGGCGACCGCCTCGGTCGTCGAGAACGTCAAAGCACGGTTCGACACCGAATCGATCTCGATTCCGTTCCCACAGCGCACGGTCGGTCACCGAACGGTCGACGACGATTCGGTGGTCGACCGCGAGGCAACGATGGAGTCAACCGAGAAGAATTAG
- the lrp gene encoding HTH-type transcriptional regulator Lrp yields MTYENLDAKLINALLGNGRASLRSLGEELDVSVTTVSNHLRDLEAEGVVNGYTPIVDYDALGYDVTAVIHLKVEGSALPEITDRLREQKQMVSVYEVTGDYDIIAIGKFTDTDGMNSQIKELLTDVDIRESNTSVVLNAVAENEQFELDLNDEE; encoded by the coding sequence ATGACGTACGAAAACTTGGACGCCAAGTTGATCAATGCATTACTCGGGAACGGTCGGGCCAGTCTGCGAAGCCTCGGCGAGGAACTCGACGTTTCCGTAACGACAGTTTCGAACCACCTTCGGGATCTGGAGGCCGAAGGGGTCGTCAACGGCTATACACCCATCGTCGACTACGATGCGCTGGGCTACGATGTCACCGCAGTGATTCACCTCAAAGTCGAGGGGAGTGCGCTCCCGGAGATCACAGACCGCCTGCGCGAGCAAAAGCAGATGGTCAGCGTCTACGAAGTCACCGGCGACTACGACATCATCGCAATCGGCAAGTTCACCGACACTGATGGCATGAACAGCCAGATCAAGGAACTGCTGACCGACGTCGACATCCGCGAATCCAACACGAGTGTCGTCCTCAACGCAGTGGCCGAAAACGAACAGTTCGAACTCGATCTCAACGACGAAGAGTAG
- a CDS encoding MaoC family dehydratase, producing the protein MALVQLAMTGRYYEAFTEGETIHHEKRRTISESDNQRFCDLTMNQQPLHLDAAFAADSEFGERVVNGLYTLSLAVGLTIPETTDGTIVANLSYDNVDHPAPVFHGDTLRAQSTVTEKRETSDGDRGVVTMRVEVFRVGDEELVCSFDRTVLSLMRPE; encoded by the coding sequence TTGGCTCTCGTACAGTTAGCTATGACCGGTCGCTACTACGAGGCATTCACGGAGGGCGAGACGATCCACCACGAAAAGCGCCGGACGATCTCGGAAAGCGACAACCAGCGGTTCTGTGATCTGACGATGAACCAACAGCCGCTTCATTTGGATGCCGCCTTCGCCGCGGACTCCGAGTTCGGCGAACGCGTCGTCAACGGCCTCTACACCCTCTCGCTGGCGGTCGGACTCACGATCCCGGAAACGACCGACGGAACCATCGTCGCCAATCTCTCCTACGACAATGTCGACCATCCTGCGCCGGTATTTCACGGCGATACGCTCCGGGCGCAGTCGACGGTCACCGAGAAACGCGAGACGAGTGACGGCGACCGCGGCGTCGTCACAATGAGAGTCGAGGTGTTTCGGGTTGGCGACGAGGAACTGGTTTGTTCGTTCGACCGCACGGTGCTGTCGCTGATGCGACCGGAGTGA
- a CDS encoding PH domain-containing protein: protein MSDDWRWLGESETVVWEGRPRLTTILGSVGAGLVVLAAAVVLAATVDTRLAPLGLLAVPIPIWAYLRVQHTTYLVTSRGIWVKTGVLGRSVRRTSLSKVQNTAYQQSVRGSLFGYGTVTVEVAGGDDIYFRRISDPRMVQEAINDQRKDDGESTLPGSPDQWQAVLSTVREVRERFDKRART, encoded by the coding sequence ATGAGCGACGACTGGCGCTGGCTTGGGGAGTCCGAAACCGTCGTCTGGGAGGGTCGACCGCGGCTGACGACGATCCTCGGCAGCGTTGGTGCTGGCCTCGTCGTGCTTGCGGCGGCGGTCGTCCTCGCGGCGACCGTCGACACACGATTGGCCCCCCTCGGTCTGCTGGCGGTTCCGATCCCGATTTGGGCGTATCTCCGCGTCCAACACACCACTTATCTGGTGACGAGCCGGGGGATCTGGGTCAAAACCGGCGTGCTGGGACGGTCAGTCCGGCGAACATCGCTCTCGAAAGTCCAAAACACGGCCTACCAGCAGTCGGTCCGTGGCTCGCTGTTCGGCTACGGCACGGTCACTGTCGAGGTGGCTGGTGGCGACGATATCTACTTCCGGCGCATCTCAGACCCGCGGATGGTCCAAGAGGCGATCAACGACCAGCGAAAAGACGACGGCGAGTCGACGCTGCCCGGCAGCCCCGACCAGTGGCAGGCCGTGCTGTCGACGGTGCGTGAGGTCCGCGAGCGGTTCGACAAGCGAGCGAGGACCTAA
- a CDS encoding DUF5518 domain-containing protein, giving the protein MGFREGLSTDTDSVWLPAILAGVVSMPVTVGLHSQLSTFSYGAVSLVGLAVGYYYRDRSTLGIRVGTRMGLVGSLPVLWLYGGFLDPLTSGIGSGLTVASLVETVQILGFFLLAIGISTVMGLAGTVMGIQIGRDAPSTEAS; this is encoded by the coding sequence ATGGGTTTCCGAGAGGGACTGTCGACTGACACTGACAGTGTGTGGCTCCCCGCGATTCTCGCAGGGGTCGTCTCAATGCCGGTGACTGTCGGGCTTCACTCGCAGCTGTCGACGTTCTCCTACGGTGCCGTTTCGCTTGTCGGACTGGCCGTCGGCTACTACTACCGTGATCGGTCGACGCTGGGAATCCGCGTCGGCACCCGAATGGGACTCGTCGGCTCGCTGCCGGTGCTGTGGCTGTACGGTGGCTTTCTCGACCCGCTCACGAGCGGAATCGGGTCGGGGCTGACCGTGGCGTCGCTCGTCGAAACAGTCCAAATTCTGGGCTTCTTTTTGCTCGCTATCGGGATTTCGACCGTCATGGGACTGGCCGGGACGGTCATGGGGATTCAAATCGGCCGAGATGCCCCGTCGACCGAGGCGTCCTGA
- a CDS encoding phosphatase PAP2 family protein translates to MTPPLQTLLVSGGDLLVVLFALITLAGDAWFVLVGLAMLYWVGPRYIEDARPVAAVCIGLATLGLAAVLAIKTATGIPRPAMTPVDPTGLPSLIGSFVGGEIESDGFTFPSGHATAATVVYGGLGLLLSVGRRRTRYLIAGGCIALISLSRVVLQVHYPRDVLAGIGLGAVLVAIGITVARDGDRLRPERLFAVSGIVAVIGFGVAVDAGHPREILQGAIGIGTAIGAAAVWYRLGDQLVAAPPVSIPLAAVGLAVAGGLWLGAYVGVLPILGAMAASAVAVGIILMLPLAEQR, encoded by the coding sequence ATGACTCCTCCGTTGCAGACACTGCTGGTATCCGGTGGTGACCTGCTCGTTGTTCTTTTTGCACTGATTACGCTCGCAGGCGATGCCTGGTTCGTCCTCGTCGGGCTCGCCATGCTCTACTGGGTTGGTCCACGCTACATCGAGGATGCTCGTCCGGTTGCGGCTGTCTGTATCGGGCTTGCGACGCTGGGCTTGGCGGCAGTGTTGGCGATAAAAACTGCCACAGGGATTCCGCGGCCGGCGATGACGCCGGTCGACCCCACTGGACTCCCGTCGCTGATCGGCTCGTTTGTCGGCGGCGAGATCGAATCGGATGGGTTCACGTTCCCGAGTGGCCATGCGACCGCCGCAACCGTCGTCTACGGTGGCCTCGGGCTCTTGCTTTCAGTTGGTCGACGCCGAACGCGGTATCTGATCGCTGGGGGCTGTATAGCCCTGATCAGTCTCTCGCGGGTCGTCCTGCAGGTTCACTATCCGCGTGACGTCCTCGCCGGGATCGGCCTCGGTGCGGTGTTGGTGGCGATTGGGATCACTGTCGCCCGAGACGGAGATCGCCTGCGGCCCGAGCGACTGTTCGCGGTCAGCGGCATTGTCGCCGTCATTGGGTTCGGGGTCGCCGTCGACGCCGGTCATCCACGGGAAATTCTCCAAGGTGCTATTGGGATCGGCACCGCCATCGGTGCGGCGGCGGTCTGGTACCGACTGGGTGATCAGTTGGTGGCTGCGCCGCCGGTGTCGATCCCGCTGGCGGCTGTCGGGCTTGCGGTTGCTGGCGGGTTGTGGCTCGGCGCGTATGTCGGGGTTCTGCCGATTCTGGGTGCGATGGCGGCCAGCGCCGTCGCTGTCGGGATTATTCTGATGTTGCCACTCGCAGAGCAGCGTTAA